The following proteins are encoded in a genomic region of Pyrus communis chromosome 11, drPyrComm1.1, whole genome shotgun sequence:
- the LOC137707860 gene encoding WD repeat-containing protein LWD1 produces the protein MGASRNSDPNQDGSDEQQKRSEIYTYEAPWHIYAMNWSVRRDKKYRLAISSLLEQYPNRVEIVQLDDSNGEIRSDPNLSFEHPYPPTKTIFIPDKECQKPDLLATSSDFLRVWRISGDEDDSDSSSSVELKSLLNGNKNSEFCGPITSFDWNEAEPKRIGTSSIDTTCTIWDIEREAVDTQLIAHDKEVYDIAWGGVGVFASVSADGSVRVFDLRDKEHSTIIYESSEPDTPLVRLGWNKQDPRYMATIIMDSAKVVVLDIRFPTLPVVELQRHQSSVNAIAWAPHSSCHICTAGDDSQALIWDLSSMGQPVEGGLDPILAYTAGAEIEQLQWSSSQPDWVAIAFSTKLQILRV, from the coding sequence atGGGGGCGAGTAGGAATAGCGACCCGAATCAGGATGGGTCAGATGAGCAGCAGAAACGATCGGAGATCTACACCTACGAGGCGCCGTGGCACATCTACGCCATGAACTGGAGCGTCCGTCGGGACAAGAAGTACCGGCTGGCCATCTCCAGCCTCCTCGAGCAGTACCCAAACCGAGTGGAGATCGTGCAGCTGGACGACTCAAACGGGGAGATCCGATCGGACCCCAACCTGTCCTTCGAACACCCGTACCCGCCCACCAAGACCATCTTCATCCCGGACAAGGAGTGCCAGAAGCCAGACCTGCTGGCCACCTCCAGCGATTTCCTCCGCGTGTGGCGCATCTCGGGGGATGAGGACGACTCAGACTCCTCGTCGTCGGTGGAACTCAAGTCCCTCCTCAACGGCAACAAGAACTCCGAGTTCTGCGGGCCCATCACCTCCTTCGACTGGAACGAGGCGGAGCCGAAGCGCATCGGCACCTCCTCCATCGACACCACGTGCACCATCTGGGACATCGAGCGCGAGGCCGTAGACACCCAGCTCATCGCCCACGACAAGGAGGTGTACGACATCGCATGGGGCGGCGTCGGTGTATTCGCCTCCGTCTCGGCGGACGGCTCCGTGAGAGTGTTTGACCTGCGCGACAAGGAGCACTCCACCATCATTTACGAGAGCTCGGAGCCGGACACCCCCTTGGTCCGCCTGGGATGGAACAAGCAGGACCCCAGGTACATGGCCACCATCATCATGGACAGCGCCAAGGTGGTCGTCCTCGACATCCGCTTCCCGACCCTCCCCGTGGTCGAGTTGCAGAGGCACCAGTCCAGCGTCAACGCCATTGCCTGGGCCCCACACAGCTCTTGCCACATCTGCACCGCCGGTGATGACTCCCAGGCCCTCATCTGGGACCTCTCCTCCATGGGTCAGCCGGTGGAGGGTGGCCTCGATCCCATTCTGGCCTACACGGCTGGGGCTGAAATCGAGCAGCTGCAGTGGTCCTCTTCCCAACCTGATTGGGTTGCAATTGCCTTCTCTACCAAGCTTCAGATACTCAGGGTATGA